TGAATTCGTTCACTATTTTACAGATGGAGAAGGTACATCCGTTCTTAAAAACAATTTTAGAGACAATTGAGCCTTTTGGAGTGTGGTCGATGATCATGGAAATCACTGCGGTCACGGTGATTGCAGGGCTGAGTTATCTCAGGGCTATCAGCATTGTTTTATCATATTGGATTGTCAGCCTCACAGTGACATACCTCTTTGGCCTGAGGATAGGATATTTTAGCTGAGCTTGAAGGTGTGCAAAAGTTAAATCTCCTTGCCAGACCCGCGAAACAGTTACTTGGGGAAATCCTCAAGAGTTGCGACTCTCAATACCTATTGATAAGTCGGTGAACTCGTTAAAAACAACCCAAAAGGTGTGGGCAAAGATTTCCATTTGAAAATGCAAGTCGTAATTCCGTTTCCAAGAGACGTCAACGCAAATGCTGACTAATGCAGGTTTGGGCGATTGTAGGATATTCGGATTCTTCTGGACCGGATGCCTCATGTACGAAGGGGGAATGCTCAGGGGAAGATTACCGGTATCCGCCTTACTGCTTGCAACACAGGACTCGAGATCTGCGGATTGCGGCGCAAGGTTCCTGCTATTTGTTCATCATGTCGAGGAAGTCCTTGTTGCCTTTGGTCCCCATAAGCTTTCCGAGGAGGAATTCCATGCTCTCGATGGTGCTGAGGGGATTAAGGACTTTCCGCAATATCCACATCTTATTGAGTGTATCCTTATCGACGAGGAGTTCCTCTTTTCTCGTTCCCGATGCATTAATATCAATGGACGGGAATATGCGCTTGTCAACGAGTTTCCTGTCAAGATGAAGCTCCATATTGCCCGTACCCTTGAATTCTTCAAAGATGACATCGTCCATCCTGCTCCCGGTATCGACGAGTGCAGTGGCCAATATGGTGAGGCTCCCGCCCGACTCTATATTCCTCGCGGTGCCGAAGAACCGCTTTGGCTTCTGGAGCGCGTTTGCGTCAAGACCGCCTGAGAGGACCTTCCCGCTTGTCGGCATGACTGCATTGTATGCCCTGGCGAGCCTCGTGATACTGTCCAGGAGGATAACCACATCACGTTTTGATTCCACGAGCCTCTTGGCCCTTTCGATCACCATTTCAGAAACCTGGCAATGCCGGGGCGGGGGCTCATCGAAGGTCGAGCTGATGATTTCGGCCGCTACCTGACGCTTCCAGTCCGTGACTTCCTCGGGCCTTTCATCAATGAGCAAAATGATGAGATGGATCTCCTTATTGTTCTTCTTGATTCCCTTTGCGATCGACTGGAGGAGCATGGTCTTCCCCGTCCGGGGCGCGGCAACGATCATACCCCTCTGTCCCTTGCCGATGGGGGTTATCAGTTCCATCACCCGCGTAGAATAATCTGCAGAGGTGTGTTCGAGTTTTATCCGCTCTGTCGGATAGTATGGAGTAAGGTTGTCAAAAAGCGGCCTGCTGATATTGTCTTCGGGCGATTCATGGTTTACGGCTTCAACCTTGAGCAAGGCGAAATAGCGCTCTCCTTCCTTGGGAGGCCGTATCTGTCCCGAGACGAGGTCTCCCGTCCTGAGATTAAATCGCCGTATTTGGGACGGAGAAACGTAAATATCATCGGGGCTCGGCAGGTAACTGTAATCCGGAGAACGTAAGAAACCAAAACCGTCAGGGAGTATTTCGAGGACGCCGGCTCCGAATACGTTTCCGGACTTCTCTATCTGTGCCTGCAATATCGCAAATATGAGATCCTGCTTTCGAAGACCGGATGCTCCCTCTACATTCAGTTCCTTTGCCACTTTTGCGAGGTCATCAATGGTTTTCTCTTTCAATTCTGAAATCGAGATGTTCTCCATAAGCATTAACTCCTCTTTGGATGATTATCGCTGGGGTTTTTAATCCGGTAGGTATCTACCTATCCAGAGGGTTTCTAAAGAAGTACTCTGCCTGTACAGTAGCCAAAAAAAAATATTTTGTCAATAGGAGGCCCTATCAGTCGAAGAGTCTCGACAGGACTTCAGTTTTTTCCTCGATATGCTTCGCTATGCTTTCCTGTTCGTCTTTCAAACGGTGAAGCTCGTCGGCAATATTGACGGAAGCCAGTATTGATGCCTTCAGCGGCGAGATGTTGGGGGCATTTTCATAGACCTCCTGTATCTTGCTGTTCACGTAGGCGACAAGCCTCTGGATGCGCTCCTCCGGCGCATCTCCCTTTATGGTGTACTTCTGGCCGAGGATGTATACTTCTACGGTTCCCATATGCGGAATGCGATATTAATCAAGGTCCAAGGCTTCGAGTTCATTCAAGAGCTCTTCCACCTGGGCCTTAACGGTGAACTTTTCTGAAGCAAGCCTTTCGACCTCCCGGTTCTTTTCGTTTAGCAGTTCTTCGAGTTCCTTAATCTTCCGCTCCAGGAGTAATTTCTCTTCCTTTAACGCCTTCACTTTGCTTATCGCACCAGCAATCTTATCCTCGAGATTCTTGAGTCTGTCCAACGATGTTCCCTCCTTTTCACGTTTTCTGAAATCGGCTTCCGGTG
The sequence above is drawn from the Thermodesulfovibrionales bacterium genome and encodes:
- a CDS encoding cell division protein ZapA gives rise to the protein MGTVEVYILGQKYTIKGDAPEERIQRLVAYVNSKIQEVYENAPNISPLKASILASVNIADELHRLKDEQESIAKHIEEKTEVLSRLFD
- the rho gene encoding transcription termination factor Rho, producing the protein MSISELKEKTIDDLAKVAKELNVEGASGLRKQDLIFAILQAQIEKSGNVFGAGVLEILPDGFGFLRSPDYSYLPSPDDIYVSPSQIRRFNLRTGDLVSGQIRPPKEGERYFALLKVEAVNHESPEDNISRPLFDNLTPYYPTERIKLEHTSADYSTRVMELITPIGKGQRGMIVAAPRTGKTMLLQSIAKGIKKNNKEIHLIILLIDERPEEVTDWKRQVAAEIISSTFDEPPPRHCQVSEMVIERAKRLVESKRDVVILLDSITRLARAYNAVMPTSGKVLSGGLDANALQKPKRFFGTARNIESGGSLTILATALVDTGSRMDDVIFEEFKGTGNMELHLDRKLVDKRIFPSIDINASGTRKEELLVDKDTLNKMWILRKVLNPLSTIESMEFLLGKLMGTKGNKDFLDMMNK